The Cloacibacillus sp. An23 genomic sequence TGCCCGGTGAAGAAGGCTATCCTGCTTACCTCGGTACCCGTCTCGCCTCCTTCTACGAAAGAGCCGGCCGCGCGATCTGTTTCGGCAAGGACGGGCGCGAAGGCGCTGTTTCCGTCATCGGAGCCGTTTCTCCTCCCGGCGGCGACCTCTCCGAGCCGGTAACGCAGAACACGCTGCGCGTTACGAAGGTCTTCTGGGGACTCGACTCGCAGCTCGCTTACCAGCGCCACTTCCCGGCTATCAACTGGCTTAACAGTTATTCGCTCTACGCGCAGAAGCTTGGCGATTACTGGGACGGTTTCTACGATGGAGAATGGAGCGTCTACCGCACGGAAGCCATGTCTCTGCTCGAAGACGAAGACAAGCTCAAGGAAATCGTCCGCCTCGTAGGCGTCGACGCGCTGTCGAAGGAAGAGCGTATGGTTCTTGAGACTTCTAAGTCTATACGCGAAGACTTCCTGCATCAGAACTCCTTCCACGAGATAGACACGTACGCCTCGATGGACAAACAGTTCAAGATGCTTCGCAACATTCTCACTTTCCATTCGCTCGGAATGCAGGTCCTGAAGCGCGGCGGCTCGATGCGCTCCGTATTCGATATGCCTGTGCGCGAAGAAATCGCCCGCATGCGCTACACGGAAGAGAACGAACTGGCCAAGCTCGACGAGCTTGAGGCCAAGATAAAAACAGAACTAGGCAAACTGCTGGCAATGGGAGGTGAGCACGATGAGGTTGCCTGAGGAATATAGAACTATATCCAACCTTTCGGGCCCGCTTATGGTGGTCAACAAGGTTAGCGACGTCAGCTATGACGAGCTTGCCGAAATTACGCTCGCCAACGGCGAGCACCGCCGCGGCCGCGTGCTCGAAATCAACGGCGACCGCGCCCTCGTCCAGGTTTACGAGGGAAGCAGCGGGATAGACGTCAATACGACGCAGGTGCGCTTCCTCGGCGACGTTCTGAAGCTGCCAGTTTCAAGAGACATGCTCGGACGCATCTTCAACGGCCGCGGAGACCCCATCGACGGCGGCCCCGCGATAATTCCCGAAGCGACGCTCGACGTCAACGGGAACCCGATGAATCCGTTTTCGCGCGACTACCCGTCGGAATTCATTCAGACCGGTATATCGACGATAGACGGTATGAACCCGCTTGTCCGCGGGCAGAAGCTTCCTATCTTCTCCGGCAGCGGTATGCCTCACAACAGAATGGCGGCGCAGATCGCGCGTCAGGCCACGGTCATCAGCGGACACTCCGACTTCGCCGTCGTATTCGCCGCGATGGGCATCACGTTTGAAGAAGCATCCTTCTTTATGGAAGACTTCCGTAAGACCGGCGCTCTTCAGCGCACCGTCATGTACGTCAACCTCGCGGACGACCCTGCGATCGAGCGCATATCGACTCCGCGCCTCGCCCTGACTGCGGCTGAATATCTTGCGTTTGAGAAGGGAATGCACGTTCTCGTCATACTGACCGACCTTACCAACTACTGCGAAGCGCTTCGCGAAATCTCCGCGGCTCGTAAGGAAGTCCCAGGACGCCGCGGCTATCCCGGATACCTCTACACCGACCTTGCGACGATGTACGAGCGCGCGGGACGCCTTCGCGGCAAGACGGGTTCAATCACGCAGATACCGATTCTGACGATGCCCGAAGACGACAAGACGCACCCGATCCCCGACCTTACCGGCTACATCACGGAAGGGCAGATCATCCTCTCGCGCACGCTGCACCGCAAGGGCATCTATCCGCCGGTCGACGTCATGCCTTCGCTTTCGCGACTTAAGGACAAGGGAATAGGCAAGGGCAAGACCCGCGAGGATCACGCCGACCTTATGAACCAGCTCTTCGCCGCCTACTCGCGCGGTAAAGAAGCGAAGGAGCTCGCGGTCATCCTCGGCGAAGGCGCGCTATCTGAAGAGGACAAGGCTTTCGCGCGGTTTGCGGATGATTTCGAAGACAGGTACGTTCGCCAGGGCGAGTACGACAACCGCAGTATAGAAGACACGCTGCAGCTCGGATGGGAACTGCTGACCCTCGTCCCGGTCAAGGAGCTCAAGCGCGTCAGAGACGAATACATAGAGAAGTACCTTAATCCGCTCGTCGAGGCACAAGAGGAACTCGCGCACCAGGAACAGCAGTAGGAAGGGGTGACCTTCGATGGCAAAGGCGCTTAACGTCAACCCCAACAGAATGGAGCTGTCGCGGCTCAAGAGACAGCTCGTCGTAGCGAAGCGCGGACACAAGCTGCTGAAAGACAAGCAGGACGCGCTCGTCAAGGAGTTCCTTGTGCGCGCGAGAGCCACATACGAGCTGCGCCTCAGCGTTGAAAAAGAGCTGAGCGAATGCTACGGCGGCTTCCTGCTCGCGCGCGCCCAGACCCTGCCGCAGATACTGGAGCAGACTCTGATGGCGGCAAGCGGCGACCTGCGCGTGGACGTCGAATACAGGAACATCATGAGCGTCCGCGTGCCGGAGTACGCACTGCCGGAGCAGCACTCCGAACTCAACTACGGCCTCGCAGCGTCGCCGGGCAGTCTCGACGTAGCGCTTGAAAAATTCCTCGACGTGATGCCGAAACTTGTACGCCTCGCCGCCGAGGAAAAGGCTGTGCGCGCGATGGCGCTCGAAATAGAGCGCACCCGCCGCCGCGTCAACGCGCTCGAGCACGTTATGATACCGTCTTTCTCGGAGGCGATACGCTCCATATCGATGAAGCTTGACGAAATGGAACGCTCGACTCTGAGCAGGCTCATGGTCATCAAGGAAATAGTGAGAAATCACTAGAAAACACAAAAGCATTATCGCACGGCGCGCCTTCGGCGCGCCGTTTTGTATGCTCTTGCATTGACAATATGGCTGAAGCCGAGGGAAATACGCTTGAAAAACCGGGTTGCGCGTTTCGCGCTCCGGCCTTGAGAAATTTCTCGACGAACAGCTTCGGAGGCTCAATACCGACCGTGCCGGCATATACCTGCTCCACAAACCGAGGGCGGGCGTGATACTCGCGGCTCTTCGAGGCTCGGACAGCTCAAGGGCTTCATCAGAATATTCGACGAGGCCGAGCCGGACGTAATGACGCACGAGGGGGAAGAGCTGATAACATCGCTTCGCGCGACCTTCGATGTTCAGTCCGCAATAGGCTGTACGGACTGCAAATACTGTCTGCTATGGTCCTAAGACAGTCCATATTTCCAGAGCCTTCGTCTACTACGGCCTTTATATTAGAACTAAGGCCGAAATGTTAAAAAAGCGTACCGTTCCGGCACGCGCAAGGCTGACAAATGCGTCGGCCGCCGCCGGTGCGAGCGCCGCTGTCCGCAGGGGCTGAAGATAGCGGAGCTGTTGAAAGAGGTTCACGCCGTGCTCGAAGGCTGATGAGAGGCGCCGCCGCGTGCTATAATACACTGTTAGAGTATCCGAGCCAGCCGCCGGCGCATGGCGCGGGAGGAAAGTCCGGGCTCCGCAGGGCGTGATGCAGGAGAAATTCCTGCGGGTGCGAACCCAGGGAAAGTGCCGCAGAAAAGCAGACCGCCGCGAAAGCGGTAAGGGTGAAAAGGCGGGGTAAGAGCCCACCGGCCGCGAGGGGAACCCGCGGGCCTGGCAAACCCCATCAGGAGCAAGGTCGAATAGGGGAGGATGAGGCGGCCCGCCGACTCCCGGGTACGACCGCTTAAGTCCGCGTGCAAGCGCGGGATTAGATAAATGGCTGGCGGGGGCGCACGCCCCTTACAAAACCCGGCTTATTGGGTGCTCTGCGCGCCGCGGAACGGGAAACCGCTTCGCGGCCTTTTCATATCCGCAGGCAGGGAACGGACGGTTCCATGTATTCCGCTCGTTTATATGAGCCGCGCGCCTCTTCGATAGAGCCGGCGGCGCGCTTATTGTCTGGATATCTCTCCGGCTTTGACGTTCACCCCGGCTGCGTTATAAAATAAATCAAAGAGACAATTTGAGGTGCTGTCATGAAACTTTCAGATATTATCGAAGCCATAGAGAAAAGAGCGCCCAAAGAATGGGCGGAGCCGTGGGACAACCCTGGACTGCAGGCCGGAGAGCGCGGCGCTGAAGTGCGGCGGATAGCCGTCGCGCTCGACGCCTCGCCGCGAGCGGTCGCGCGCGCCGCGGAACTCGGCTGCGGGCTGCTGCTCACGCATCATCCGATTATTTTCCGTCCGGTCAAATCCGTGACCGACGACTGCCATGTGGGGAAGACGCTGCTCGCCGCCGTCAAGAACGGCGTGGCGCTATACGCGGCGCATACGAACTGGGACTCTTCGCCGGAGGGCGTTAACTTCGTCCTTGCGTCGCAGCTCGGACTTAAAAACATCAAGCCGCTGATACCGTCGCAGAGCGGCGCGTGGGGACTCGGAGCGGCTGGTGATCTGCCGCGCGGAGTACATTTCGGAGCGCTCGGCGAGCTTTTGCGCGAGCGTTGGAACTTGACGGAGCTTTCGCTTTACGGCGATTTGAACGGCTGCGTGCGGCGCGTCGCTCTGGGCGGCGGGGCCTGCATGGATTTCTGGCCAGAGGCGCTCGCGCTCGGAGCGCAGTGCTTCATTACCTCCGACGTGACCTACCACCCGCGCGAAGAGGCGGCTGAATCCGGGCTTTACGTCGCGGCATGCGACCACGGCGAAATGGAGCGCGTCTCGCTTCCCGCGCTCGCCGCCATCGCGGCCGGGCAGACGGGGCTTCCGGTGACAATAATCGACGGCGGTGCGGAGGCTTCGGAGGCCGGCCTTGGCGGAAAATAGCGCCGCGTACACGCCGGAGGAGGGCAAAGAAGCCGGCTTCGAGGTACACCTCGGCAGCTTCTCCGGGCCGCTCGACCTTCTGTGCCATCTGGTAGAATCGCGCGAAATGGACGCCGTGAAGCTGAACCTCACGGAGCTCGTAACTCAGTATATAGACTTTCTCGTGCGCGCGAAAGGAGCGACGCTCAACGAGCTCGCGGACTTTTTCTCCTTCGCGAGCCGCCTGCTGCTGCGCAAAGTCGATTCGCTCTTTCCGGACCGCGCTCCGGTCCAGGACGATTTTCCCCCGGATGAGGACGTTATAGCCTCCGAAGAGGAGCTTGAGTTCATAATGAACCGCTACCGCCCGTACAGGGCGGCGGCGCGCTGGCTCGCGGCGTCGAAGGAAGAGCGCGAGCTCTGTTTCCTTCGCGTGACGGACGAAGAAGACAACTATTATTATGATATAGGCGACCTCGAGATGCTCGCGACAAAGTGGTGGGAACTATACGCGCGCGTCGAAGAAAGCCGCGCCGCTGCGCGGTACGACGAAGAGGCTATGCTTTGGGAAGAGATTCCGGACGCAGTGCCGGAGGAACGTCAGATAGAAGAACGTATGGACGAGCTGATGCGAATAGTCGCGGGGCGGAGACTTCCGCTAGGCGAACTGCTCGCGGAGCGGAGCAAAAAGGCGCTCATCGTTACGCTGCTTGCGCTGCTTGAGCTTTCGCGTCTCGGCATGGTGCATATAATCCAGCCGGAGACGCTCGGAGGTGTTGAAATTGCCGCCTGTTGACGAAAATATAGGACTGGGGCTCATAGAACGTCAGGTGGAGGCGCTGCTCTTCGTCTCGCCGCAGCCCGTTCCGGCGGAGACGATAGCTGCTCATCTAGGCATTTCGCCCGAGCGGGCCGAAAGCGCGATAAAGACGCTGCGCGCCCAATACGCGAAAGGGCGCGGCATAACGCTGCTGCACATTGGCGGAGGCTGGCAGATGGCGACTGCGCCCGACCTGGCCGATGCCGTAGAGAGCTTTGCGGCCTTCCTTTCGACACAGCGCATCCGGCTCTCGCGCGCAGCTCTAGAAACGCTGTCGGTAATCGCATACAATCAGCCGATAACGATGTCCGAGATAGAGGAAATACGCTCCGTCCGCTGCGACCGCGTAGTCGAGACTCTTCTGAAAAACGGCCTTATAGACAGGCCGCGCAGCGACAGCCGCAAAAAATCCATGCGGCGCTACCGCACGACGAACAAATTTCTTGAAATATTCGGCCTTTCGAGCATCAGCGCTCTGCCGACGCTCGAAGAACTTCGCGGAGAATACGAGGAAGAAGACGCGGACGGCCACGCGCCGGAAAACGAAACGCCGGATGAAGAAACGCGGGAGGAGACGAACTGCGATGAGTGAGGGGACTGTGAGGCTCAACAGGTATCTCGCGATGTGCGGCGCGGGAGCGCGGCGCAAGGTCGAGGAATATATAACGGATGGGCGCGTGCGCATAAACGGCACGACGGTGACGGAGCCGGGACGTCAGGTCGCCCCCGGAGACGTGGTGGAGCTCGACGGACGCGAGCTATCGCCGGTCGAATCTACATATCTTATCTTCAACAAACCGAAGGGCGTGC encodes the following:
- a CDS encoding Nif3-like dinuclear metal center hexameric protein, with the translated sequence MKLSDIIEAIEKRAPKEWAEPWDNPGLQAGERGAEVRRIAVALDASPRAVARAAELGCGLLLTHHPIIFRPVKSVTDDCHVGKTLLAAVKNGVALYAAHTNWDSSPEGVNFVLASQLGLKNIKPLIPSQSGAWGLGAAGDLPRGVHFGALGELLRERWNLTELSLYGDLNGCVRRVALGGGACMDFWPEALALGAQCFITSDVTYHPREEAAESGLYVAACDHGEMERVSLPALAAIAAGQTGLPVTIIDGGAEASEAGLGGK
- a CDS encoding segregation/condensation protein A — protein: MAENSAAYTPEEGKEAGFEVHLGSFSGPLDLLCHLVESREMDAVKLNLTELVTQYIDFLVRAKGATLNELADFFSFASRLLLRKVDSLFPDRAPVQDDFPPDEDVIASEEELEFIMNRYRPYRAAARWLAASKEERELCFLRVTDEEDNYYYDIGDLEMLATKWWELYARVEESRAAARYDEEAMLWEEIPDAVPEERQIEERMDELMRIVAGRRLPLGELLAERSKKALIVTLLALLELSRLGMVHIIQPETLGGVEIAAC
- a CDS encoding V-type ATP synthase subunit D, yielding MAKALNVNPNRMELSRLKRQLVVAKRGHKLLKDKQDALVKEFLVRARATYELRLSVEKELSECYGGFLLARAQTLPQILEQTLMAASGDLRVDVEYRNIMSVRVPEYALPEQHSELNYGLAASPGSLDVALEKFLDVMPKLVRLAAEEKAVRAMALEIERTRRRVNALEHVMIPSFSEAIRSISMKLDEMERSTLSRLMVIKEIVRNH
- a CDS encoding V-type ATP synthase subunit B, with amino-acid sequence MRLPEEYRTISNLSGPLMVVNKVSDVSYDELAEITLANGEHRRGRVLEINGDRALVQVYEGSSGIDVNTTQVRFLGDVLKLPVSRDMLGRIFNGRGDPIDGGPAIIPEATLDVNGNPMNPFSRDYPSEFIQTGISTIDGMNPLVRGQKLPIFSGSGMPHNRMAAQIARQATVISGHSDFAVVFAAMGITFEEASFFMEDFRKTGALQRTVMYVNLADDPAIERISTPRLALTAAEYLAFEKGMHVLVILTDLTNYCEALREISAARKEVPGRRGYPGYLYTDLATMYERAGRLRGKTGSITQIPILTMPEDDKTHPIPDLTGYITEGQIILSRTLHRKGIYPPVDVMPSLSRLKDKGIGKGKTREDHADLMNQLFAAYSRGKEAKELAVILGEGALSEEDKAFARFADDFEDRYVRQGEYDNRSIEDTLQLGWELLTLVPVKELKRVRDEYIEKYLNPLVEAQEELAHQEQQ
- the scpB gene encoding SMC-Scp complex subunit ScpB, with amino-acid sequence MPPVDENIGLGLIERQVEALLFVSPQPVPAETIAAHLGISPERAESAIKTLRAQYAKGRGITLLHIGGGWQMATAPDLADAVESFAAFLSTQRIRLSRAALETLSVIAYNQPITMSEIEEIRSVRCDRVVETLLKNGLIDRPRSDSRKKSMRRYRTTNKFLEIFGLSSISALPTLEELRGEYEEEDADGHAPENETPDEETREETNCDE